The window TCACGGTGCCGACGGTCGCGGACGCGGTCAGGCGGATATCCCCATCCTCGGCGGGCAAAAGCCCGATTATCTCGCGAAGGCGCTGGAGGATTACGCGTCCGGCAAGCGCCAAAGCGCCGTCATGCAGGTGGCTGCAGCCGCTCTGACGACGGAGGAGATGGGGCAGCTTGCACGCCATTTCGCCGCCATGCCGGGGCTGACCGACGCGCCCCCATCCGGTCATAAGCTGCTGACGCAGGGCGGTCGATCGCGCCAGTTGCCGGCCTGCGCGAATTGCCACCGCCCGACCAAGGGGGCTCCGCTGCTATCCGGGCAACGTCCCGTCTATGTCGCAGAGCGGCTCCGTGCATGGCAGGGTGATCCAACCGTCGTCGATGCGCGTAAGTCCGCCGACACGATGGCGACGATTGCTCGCCGTATTCCGTCAGAGGAGGTCGATGACGTTGCACGGGCGATCGCGGAAGCGCCGCGCCGCAACTGATCAGGGTCGCTCGGTTGCAATGAAGCTGGCGACGCTCTCGCGCTTGCCGAAGGCGAGGGGGGCGGACCAGTCGCCGGCATCGGCGCCGGGTTGAGCAAAGTCCGCAAATGGCATCCATGCCTCATCGCGCCATTCGGCCGCATCATGCCCGGCGGCAAGGCACAGCGCCATGCCGCCCGCCACGTCCCAGATATTCGGCCGCTCGAACCACGCCATTTCGAGCAATCCGGCGGCGACAAAGGCGCATTCGATCGCGGCCGAGCCGGTCTTGCGGCCATCCCAGCCCAGCGTCGATTGCCGGCTCGCGCGCGGTTCGCCGCCCAGCCTTCGGCGGATCGACGGATTGGATCGGGTTTCGAGCGCCGCGCCGTTGAAGCGGACCGAATGCCCTACGGCCGCGTGATAGACGCCGGGTTCCAGCACATGGCTGGTGCTGCACCAGACCGCACCCACGATCGGCCGGCCACGATAAAGCACCCCAACCGAAGATGCGAACAGCGGGAAGCCGTTGATAAAGTTGGCCGTCCCGTCGATCGGATCGACCGCCCATATATAATCGTGGCCGAGACCGGGGCGGTGATCCATCTCTTCGCCCACAATATCATGATCGGGGAATTTCTCGGCCAGCCTTGCGCGGATCAGTGCCTCCACGCGGCCGTCGACCTGCGAGACGGGATCCTTGAAATGGGTCGGGTCTTCCTCGACCCCCTTATATTTCACCACCATCATCCCGCCGAGCGCCGCGCGGATTTCCGCGCCGCCCAGTTGCGCGAGTTCCACCGCCACATTCTCGATCTCGGCGAGCAGGGCATCGTCGGGTGCTGTTGCGGTCATGTGCGGACCTCCTGTGGTACGAGAATTTTCACCCAGCCGGGGCGGATGCGGACGTCGACCCGGCCCGACAGCGTCTCGTCGGGCGATCGGTCGTCGAGACGGATGTGGCGATCCTCGACGGTTAGCGACGCGGATGGCGTCCGGTGGGTGGCGATCGGGAAGGGGGCATCATCGGGGCACTCCGCCCAACGCAGTACCGCCTCTCGATCATCAGGGGTAACCAGTACGATATCGAGCAGGCCATCGCCCGGTTCTGCGCCGCGCGCGAGCGCGAGGTGCGAACCGACGAAGGAGATGTTCATCAGTTCGACCATCAGACACGCGCCCGACCAACTCCACTGATCCGCCTCGATGGTGCAGTCGAACGGCTCGGCTTCCGACAGCGCCTTGCGGAACGCGGCGCGACCGTTCCGTTCCTTTTCTTTCGCCGTATCTGGCGTATCGTCGGCCTGATCGAACGCTTCGGACAAGATGCCCGAACCCAGCGCCTCGACAAATGTCTGTCGCCCCCAGGGGCCATCGGCTTCGCATCGGTCGAGCCGTGCCCAGTGCTCCAGCGCCCAACGGCGCGGGATGTCCCGCCAGTCGCCGTCGACGCCGACCGCATTGGCGATGTTGTTCGAGCCGCCCAGGGGCAGAATGCCGATCGGCGCTTCGATGCGGGCAAGGGTCGACACGACATCGGCGACCGTCCCATCGCCGCCCGCCGCGATGATCAGATCGACCGGCGTTTCCAGCGCCTTCGCGAGATCATCCTCGCCATGCGCGCAATAGATCGGCTCGATATCGGCCTGGCGCAACACCGCCTCGATCTCGCCGCGCGGCAACGGATCGGTTCCGGCATTCTCGTTATGGACCAGCAGCGCGCGTAGCATTTCCGGATCCCGCTATTTCTTTCGATCGTCAAAACCCTTTGCTCTGCAAAGAGTTCGCGGGTCGGCGATCGATTTGCCGCACCAATGCTTCGGCTAGTGCCTTCAGGACGATGTCTTCGCCCGGAAGGTGATGACGCGGTAAATATAGATCAGGAGGATTGCGGCCATGATGGTCGTGCTGACCGGCCCCAGCCACCGTTCGACCGAGGAGAAGTTCTGGCCGAGCCACCAGCCTGCTATTGCGAGTGCGCTGGTCCAGATCCCGGAGCCGAGGATCGTCAGCACAGCGAAGCGCAAGGGACGCATGACGAAGACGCCGGCGGGGATCGAGACCAGAGTGCGGATGCCGGGCAGGAGATGTCCCACCGGAATTGCCCATCCGCCATGTTTCTCGAACCAGCTATCGAGCCATTCGATGTCGTCGGGCGACAAGGTGATCCATCGGCCGTGGCGGCGCGCCCATCGCTTGAGGCGTTCTTCCCCCAGCCACCGCCCCAGACCATACCAGCAGCCGGCTCCTGCACAGGTTCCGGCGATCCCTGCGGCGATGACGAGCGGTAGCGACGTCCGCCCGTCGGCCGCCGCATAGCCCGCCAGCGGCATGATCAACTCGGACGGAATGGGCGGGAAGATGTTCTCGAGGAACATCAGCAGAGCGACGCCAGCAGCCCCCAGCGTCTCGATCAGCGAGTTGATCCAGTCATCCATAGGATGGGAAACCGAAATCGATCGTCCGGGATCCGTCCAGCTTATGAAGTCGCCTCGACCAGCTCGGCGTTCCTCTTGCCGCTCACGATATAAAGCAAGCCAATCGTAGCGACGAGGCCGAGCGCGATCAGCGGACCCATCATGTCTTCCTGCGTGGCCTGTCCCGCCATCATGCACAGGCAGACCAGCGCGCCGAGGACGGGGACCGCCAACGGGACATCGAAACTTCCCTCGATCCTGCCGTCGCGCCGTTTGAGAATGGCCAGCCCGATATTCACCACCGTGAAGACGAGCAGCAACAGCAATACCGTGGCGCTGGCGAGCTGGGTGATGTCGCCGGCAAACTGAAGCGCGATTACCACGGCGAGCATCAGTGCGATGGCGACGTGCGGCGTCCGCCTTCGGCCGTGCACGCTTCCCAATGCCTCAGGCAGCATGCCCTGGCGCGACATGCCGTAGAGCATCCGCGAGCCCATCACATAGTTGACCAGCGCGGTATTCGCGACGGCCGCGATCGTGATGAAGGTGAAGCCTATTTCTGGAAACCACGGGGCCGCACGAGCGACGACGGCCTGCAACGGACTCGGCGCATCGACGAGTTCCTGCCACGGCAAGACGGACACGGCGGTGATCGAGACCGCGACATAGATCGCCGACGCGATCAGCATCGCGCCGATCAGGGCGAAGGGGATGGAGCGTTGAGGATTTTCAACCTCTTCCGCGACATTCAGCATGTCTTCGAAACCGATGAACGAGAAGAAGGTCAGCAGCGAACCTTGCAGCAGCAATATCGCGGTGATGCCGGACGTGCCGTCAGCTCGGGTCGGCGTTTCGATGAGGTTGGTGTCGCCCCAGAAAGTGATGCCTACGATGATCACCAGCAGCAGCCCACCCGCTTCCAGGAAGGTGCACAGGGCGTTGGCCCACAGCGATTCCGTAATCCCGCGAAACACGATCGCGGCGAGCAGCAGCAGGAAGCCGATAGCGAGCAACAGGATGATCAATGGGGTACCCGCGATCGACGGCCCTTCCGCGACGCCCAGCAATGGCGCGACATTTTCCGCCACCACCTTCGCCTGCGTGGCGATCGATACGAGCCCCGAAAGCAGCACAGTCAGCCCAACCACATAAGCCAGGCTTGGCCAGCGATAGGCGCGTAAGGTGACATAAGCGGCGCCGGCTGCCTTGGGATAACGTGACGCGATCGAGGCATAGCTGAGGCCGGTCAGGAGCGCGGCGAGCATCGCCAAAAGAAAGGCCGCCCACAGGGCCGAGCCCATAACACCGGCCGCCTTGCCGATCAGCCCGTAAATGCCCGCGCCCAGCATTGAGCCGACGCCGTAGAGCATCAGTTGGAAGCGGCTGACCGATCGCTTGAGTTCCGCCACGCGCCATCCCTGATCAACTGATTGTCAGGTCCGAACGTCCGGCTGCGGCGATCGTGCCGTGTCGTTCAGGCGCTGGCCTTCTTGCGGCGCGTCTCCCAACCTTTCTTCGCGGCGGCGGACCGTGTCGCGTGGCTCTGGCTCGAACCGCTTTTCCGGCCGCCCTTGCGCGCCGCCTCATGCGTATCCGGCTTGCCCCGACCCGATCCCGATTTGTTGCCGCCGCCGGATTCCTTGTTCACCGTCGCCCAGGCGCGTCGCTCGGCTTCCGCCTTGCCGACACCGCGATCCTCATATCCTTCCTCGATATGCGCGGCCTTGCGCTTCTGCTTGTCGGTGTAGCTCGATTTGTCACCGCGGGGCATATTGCCGTCTCCTTCTTCCTTGGTGGCGAGGAACGCTCCCATCACGCACATTCTTTCAGGCCGTGTGCTGATGTTGGCTGATCCACTGGGGCGATCCGGCAACGGCGCCTGATATCCAACGGCCGAAACCAAATCGCGCCGCCGCC is drawn from Sphingomonas crocodyli and contains these coding sequences:
- a CDS encoding inositol monophosphatase family protein: MTATAPDDALLAEIENVAVELAQLGGAEIRAALGGMMVVKYKGVEEDPTHFKDPVSQVDGRVEALIRARLAEKFPDHDIVGEEMDHRPGLGHDYIWAVDPIDGTANFINGFPLFASSVGVLYRGRPIVGAVWCSTSHVLEPGVYHAAVGHSVRFNGAALETRSNPSIRRRLGGEPRASRQSTLGWDGRKTGSAAIECAFVAAGLLEMAWFERPNIWDVAGGMALCLAAGHDAAEWRDEAWMPFADFAQPGADAGDWSAPLAFGKRESVASFIATERP
- a CDS encoding diacylglycerol/lipid kinase family protein — protein: MLRALLVHNENAGTDPLPRGEIEAVLRQADIEPIYCAHGEDDLAKALETPVDLIIAAGGDGTVADVVSTLARIEAPIGILPLGGSNNIANAVGVDGDWRDIPRRWALEHWARLDRCEADGPWGRQTFVEALGSGILSEAFDQADDTPDTAKEKERNGRAAFRKALSEAEPFDCTIEADQWSWSGACLMVELMNISFVGSHLALARGAEPGDGLLDIVLVTPDDREAVLRWAECPDDAPFPIATHRTPSASLTVEDRHIRLDDRSPDETLSGRVDVRIRPGWVKILVPQEVRT
- a CDS encoding DedA family protein yields the protein MDDWINSLIETLGAAGVALLMFLENIFPPIPSELIMPLAGYAAADGRTSLPLVIAAGIAGTCAGAGCWYGLGRWLGEERLKRWARRHGRWITLSPDDIEWLDSWFEKHGGWAIPVGHLLPGIRTLVSIPAGVFVMRPLRFAVLTILGSGIWTSALAIAGWWLGQNFSSVERWLGPVSTTIMAAILLIYIYRVITFRAKTSS
- a CDS encoding APC family permease, whose product is MLYGVGSMLGAGIYGLIGKAAGVMGSALWAAFLLAMLAALLTGLSYASIASRYPKAAGAAYVTLRAYRWPSLAYVVGLTVLLSGLVSIATQAKVVAENVAPLLGVAEGPSIAGTPLIILLLAIGFLLLLAAIVFRGITESLWANALCTFLEAGGLLLVIIVGITFWGDTNLIETPTRADGTSGITAILLLQGSLLTFFSFIGFEDMLNVAEEVENPQRSIPFALIGAMLIASAIYVAVSITAVSVLPWQELVDAPSPLQAVVARAAPWFPEIGFTFITIAAVANTALVNYVMGSRMLYGMSRQGMLPEALGSVHGRRRTPHVAIALMLAVVIALQFAGDITQLASATVLLLLLVFTVVNIGLAILKRRDGRIEGSFDVPLAVPVLGALVCLCMMAGQATQEDMMGPLIALGLVATIGLLYIVSGKRNAELVEATS
- a CDS encoding plasmid stabilization protein, with translation MPRGDKSSYTDKQKRKAAHIEEGYEDRGVGKAEAERRAWATVNKESGGGNKSGSGRGKPDTHEAARKGGRKSGSSQSHATRSAAAKKGWETRRKKASA